In Piliocolobus tephrosceles isolate RC106 chromosome 5, ASM277652v3, whole genome shotgun sequence, a single genomic region encodes these proteins:
- the SRSF3 gene encoding serine/arginine-rich splicing factor 3, protein MHRDSCPLDCKVYVGNLGNNGNKTELERAFGYYGPLRSVWVARNPPGFAFVEFEDPRDAADAVRELDGRTLCGCRVRVELSNGEKRSRNRGPPPSWGRRPRDDYRRRSPPPRRRSPRRRSFSRSRSRSLSRDRRRERSLSRERNHKPSRSFSRSRSRSRSNERK, encoded by the exons atgcaTCGTGATTCCTGTCCATTGGACTGTAAGGTTTATGTAGGCAATCTTGGAAACAATGGTAACAAGACTGAATTGGAACGGGCTTTTGGCTACTATGGACCACTCCGAAGTGTGTGGGTTGCTAGAAACCCACCCGGCTTTGCTTTTGTTGAATTTGAAGATCCCCGAGATGCAGCTGATGCGGTCCGAGAGCTAGATGGAAG AACACTATGTGGCTGCCGTGTAAGAGTGGAACTGTCGaatggtgaaaaaagaagtagaaatcgTGGCCCACCTCCCTCTTGGGGTCGTCGCCCTCGAGATGATTATCGTAGGAGGAGTCCTCCACCTCGTCGCAG ATCTCCAAGAAGGAGAAGCTTCTCTCGCAGCCGAAGCAG GTCCCTTTCTAGAGATAGGAGAAGAGAGAGATCTCTGTCTCGGGAGAGAAATCACAAGCCGTCCCGATCCTTCTCTAGGTCTCGTAG ccGATCTAGgtcaaatgaaaggaaatag